The Candidatus Omnitrophota bacterium genome window below encodes:
- a CDS encoding site-2 protease family protein: protein MGLISLLFSNPALFVILAVILLYSVILHEVAHGWVAHLFGDDTALYNGRLTFNPASHLDPIGTLMLFLVGFGWARPVPVDYSRFSNTRFGLFSVALAGCLTNILIAVIALILLQFDFINANSAFSVILPIVVRINIILGAFNLIPIPPLDGSKILMSFLPYQAQENLASLEPYGFFILVILLFTGILNSVIAFMQNLIYGIISILFSLFR from the coding sequence ATGGGATTAATATCGCTTTTGTTCAGTAATCCGGCTCTTTTTGTAATTCTGGCTGTCATACTTCTTTATTCGGTTATTTTACATGAAGTTGCCCATGGTTGGGTGGCGCATCTTTTTGGCGATGATACAGCTTTATATAACGGAAGATTGACTTTTAACCCTGCGTCACACCTTGATCCGATAGGTACGCTGATGCTTTTTCTGGTAGGATTTGGCTGGGCAAGGCCGGTGCCGGTAGATTACTCCAGATTTAGTAATACTCGCTTCGGATTATTCTCTGTTGCCTTGGCAGGATGCTTAACGAACATACTCATCGCAGTAATTGCGCTGATTTTATTGCAATTTGATTTCATTAATGCTAATTCTGCCTTTTCGGTTATCCTGCCTATTGTCGTAAGGATTAATATTATTCTGGGAGCTTTTAATTTAATACCAATTCCTCCTCTTGATGGCTCAAAGATACTCATGAGTTTTCTCCCCTACCAGGCACAAGAGAATCTAGCGAGCCTAGAGCCATATGGGTTTTTTATTTTAGTGATTTTGCTTTTTACCGGTATATTGAATTCCGTGATAGCCTTTATGCAGAATTTAATTTACGGTATTATTAGCATATTGTTTAGTTTATTTAGATAA
- a CDS encoding trehalose-6-phosphate synthase, producing the protein MRRLLIFILPILIIVAIGFTVFGIMQIRFTQDKLMDDLQKKAKAVAESIDFSAKTILLNNDLKSASRLVESFQKRERLQGCIIYDKEGKVFAITERFSDWKEQEKPYLQDILASKTPRGVLENFKDYAVYSYIIPVNDDEGNILGMVEVIYDTSYVFTTMTDLWRRLSVSLISLLVLIVLIMFLIQRQIFTLPVVRLTKWFQYFQRGETEQAYPIKGKDELGKLASEVEQVALSLRVARKVVSQKATERIEKDELWTESKLRDLIHARLGENALFVVSNREPYMHVIDDVTGQPKCIRPASGVVTAIDPILRACGGTWVGHGSGNADRKFVNSKDKLGVPPGDNRYILKRVWLSKEEEEGYYYGFANEGLWPLCHMTHTRPLFRESDWQMYKKVNQKFADSILSELPAKNPFVFIQDYHFTLLAMMIKEKRPDARIALFWHIPWPNPEVFSTCPYHKQILEGMLACDLIGFHVQSHCNNFLETSNRLLESRVDTEKFSIVRLGKETFVRAFPISVDGYLNQGKQDLGLAGEMDRIKKEFELEGKIVAIGVDRIDYTKGLIERILAVDRFIEKNPQYKNKFVFIQLAAPSRTHIKHYHDLMNEVDELVEKKNWKYSEGEWRPIVYLKKHFSPEEIKPYYALADICIVSSLHDGMNLVAKEYVASKSSLDGALILSRFTGAAKELTDSILINPYSIEEFSDAIKLAIEMPLEEKRKRMENMRKIVSENNVYRWAGNIVTELTALK; encoded by the coding sequence ATGAGACGACTACTCATATTTATATTGCCGATTTTGATTATTGTAGCCATTGGGTTTACGGTTTTTGGCATTATGCAAATCCGTTTTACTCAGGATAAATTGATGGATGATCTCCAAAAAAAGGCTAAAGCTGTTGCTGAAAGTATTGATTTTTCGGCAAAAACTATTCTTTTGAATAATGATTTAAAATCCGCAAGCCGCCTTGTCGAGAGTTTCCAGAAGAGGGAGCGGCTGCAGGGGTGTATTATTTATGATAAGGAAGGAAAGGTTTTTGCGATTACGGAAAGATTCTCCGACTGGAAAGAGCAAGAAAAACCTTATCTTCAGGATATTCTGGCGAGTAAAACTCCCCGCGGAGTTTTGGAAAACTTCAAAGATTATGCGGTATATAGCTATATCATTCCTGTAAACGATGACGAAGGTAATATATTAGGAATGGTCGAAGTCATTTATGATACTTCTTATGTTTTTACGACGATGACTGATCTCTGGAGGCGTTTGAGCGTCTCTTTAATATCTCTACTGGTCTTAATTGTATTGATAATGTTTTTGATTCAAAGGCAGATATTTACCCTGCCCGTTGTTAGGCTTACCAAGTGGTTCCAATATTTTCAAAGAGGGGAAACCGAGCAGGCGTATCCAATTAAAGGAAAAGATGAACTTGGAAAACTTGCGAGTGAAGTTGAGCAGGTAGCTTTAAGTTTAAGAGTGGCGCGTAAAGTTGTAAGTCAGAAGGCTACAGAGCGTATTGAGAAAGATGAGCTCTGGACTGAAAGCAAGCTCCGCGATCTTATTCACGCCCGCTTGGGAGAGAATGCCCTGTTTGTTGTGTCCAACAGGGAGCCTTACATGCATGTTATTGATGATGTTACCGGGCAGCCAAAGTGTATTAGGCCGGCCAGTGGTGTTGTTACCGCAATAGATCCAATATTGCGCGCTTGTGGAGGAACATGGGTTGGCCATGGTAGTGGAAACGCTGATAGGAAATTTGTAAATTCAAAAGATAAGCTTGGAGTGCCTCCCGGAGATAACCGGTATATTCTTAAAAGAGTTTGGTTATCTAAAGAAGAAGAGGAAGGTTATTATTATGGTTTTGCTAATGAGGGATTGTGGCCTTTGTGTCATATGACGCATACAAGGCCGTTATTCAGAGAATCCGATTGGCAAATGTATAAAAAAGTAAATCAGAAGTTTGCGGATAGTATCTTGTCGGAATTGCCGGCAAAAAATCCTTTTGTATTTATTCAGGATTACCATTTTACTTTGCTTGCCATGATGATTAAAGAGAAACGTCCGGATGCAAGAATAGCTTTATTCTGGCACATTCCCTGGCCGAATCCGGAGGTTTTTTCAACCTGTCCGTATCATAAACAGATTTTGGAGGGTATGCTTGCCTGTGATTTGATTGGTTTTCATGTGCAAAGCCACTGCAATAATTTCCTTGAAACTTCAAATAGGTTGCTTGAATCCCGCGTTGATACAGAAAAATTCAGCATCGTTCGTTTGGGAAAGGAAACATTTGTCAGGGCGTTTCCCATAAGCGTTGATGGATATTTAAATCAAGGCAAGCAGGATTTAGGTTTAGCCGGTGAAATGGATAGAATCAAAAAGGAATTTGAATTGGAAGGAAAAATTGTAGCCATAGGCGTTGACAGAATTGATTATACAAAGGGTTTAATCGAGCGGATCCTTGCAGTGGATAGGTTTATAGAGAAAAATCCGCAATATAAAAACAAATTCGTTTTTATCCAGTTGGCCGCTCCCAGCAGGACGCACATTAAGCATTACCATGATTTAATGAATGAAGTTGATGAATTGGTAGAAAAAAAGAATTGGAAATACTCAGAAGGAGAGTGGCGTCCGATAGTTTATTTAAAAAAACATTTTTCTCCTGAGGAGATAAAGCCATATTATGCACTTGCCGACATATGTATTGTTAGCTCTCTTCATGATGGCATGAACCTCGTGGCTAAGGAGTATGTGGCATCAAAAAGCAGCCTTGACGGCGCGTTGATATTGAGCCGTTTTACCGGAGCTGCCAAGGAATTAACAGATTCAATTCTGATCAATCCTTACTCAATTGAAGAATTTTCGGATGCTATAAAATTAGCCATAGAAATGCCACTTGAGGAAAAAAGAAAACGGATGGAAAATATGCGCAAGATTGTTTCCGAGAATAACGTTTATCGCTGGGCAGGGAATATTGTTACAGAATTAACCGCATTAAAATAA
- a CDS encoding mechanosensitive ion channel, whose protein sequence is MTKAIVTNYYLPEKEMMVLVNLGVHYKSDLKEVEQITCEVAKEVMQEIPGGVPKFDPFISYGGFGDSNISLTVILRAKEFVGQYLIKHEFIKRLHDRYAKEGIVISYPIRAINYQQEEE, encoded by the coding sequence TTGACAAAAGCAATTGTTACCAATTATTACCTGCCGGAAAAGGAGATGATGGTTTTAGTAAATTTAGGGGTTCACTATAAAAGCGACCTAAAAGAAGTTGAGCAAATAACTTGTGAAGTCGCCAAGGAAGTCATGCAAGAAATCCCCGGAGGCGTGCCTAAATTTGATCCGTTTATTAGTTATGGTGGTTTTGGGGATTCCAATATCAGCCTGACCGTTATTTTGAGGGCAAAGGAATTTGTAGGCCAATATTTAATTAAGCATGAATTTATAAAAAGGCTCCATGATCGTTATGCCAAAGAGGGCATTGTAATTTCTTATCCGATAAGAGCGATAAATTATCAGCAGGAGGAGGAATAA
- a CDS encoding glycosyltransferase family 4 protein, with protein sequence MKKILLISFEYPTGKSYCGGVGQIVEQSRDALLALGYETYVLISSGFARKDPVKLLFSDGSIKNYPNLGSFLRDYDWCNFGYIIHHFVNWTKELKKITRQKGRKPKIIYHFHSILRREKESGFRTLNHFLHNQEKMIELADRIICPSAYEYDNFIRYFPSFIDKVVVIENTIEAFSADRKRMEEIRDRHKIKKNDIVSLYVGRLERIKGAHILLKEAPKILRKQRHLKLFFVGRSIEKDLYKKLLSVCRRFPGQFFYKRHLDKNELFQYYYLSDIYINSSLSESFSLSTHEGAFCGSSLLLNRLPVLEKFKDAALFFDANSGDFSEKYDVLIRNRVLRRKLSKRASAIADKLISNNRFKDNLYKLLNGFMIESKI encoded by the coding sequence ATGAAGAAAATACTTCTTATTTCATTTGAATATCCTACCGGCAAGTCATACTGTGGCGGCGTGGGCCAGATTGTAGAGCAGAGTAGGGATGCTCTTTTGGCTTTGGGTTATGAGACATATGTTCTTATAAGTTCTGGTTTTGCCAGGAAAGATCCCGTTAAGCTGCTGTTTTCAGATGGTTCCATAAAGAACTACCCTAATCTTGGTTCATTCCTAAGGGATTATGACTGGTGTAATTTTGGCTATATAATCCATCATTTTGTTAATTGGACTAAAGAGCTTAAGAAGATTACGAGGCAAAAAGGAAGAAAGCCTAAGATTATATATCATTTTCATAGTATATTAAGAAGAGAGAAAGAATCTGGATTTAGGACTTTAAACCACTTTTTACATAATCAGGAGAAAATGATTGAATTGGCAGATAGAATAATCTGTCCTTCTGCCTATGAATACGATAATTTTATCAGGTATTTCCCTTCTTTTATAGATAAGGTGGTTGTTATTGAAAATACGATTGAAGCCTTCAGTGCAGATAGAAAGAGAATGGAGGAGATAAGGGATAGGCATAAGATTAAAAAGAATGATATAGTTTCTCTCTATGTAGGCAGGCTTGAGAGAATAAAAGGGGCCCATATTTTGCTAAAGGAAGCGCCCAAGATTCTTAGGAAACAGCGGCATCTTAAACTTTTTTTTGTTGGGAGATCAATAGAGAAAGACCTATATAAGAAATTGTTAAGCGTATGCAGAAGGTTTCCCGGGCAGTTTTTCTATAAAAGGCATCTGGATAAAAACGAGTTGTTTCAGTATTATTATTTAAGCGATATCTATATAAATAGCTCTTTAAGTGAGTCGTTTTCTTTGAGTACCCACGAAGGAGCATTTTGTGGTAGTTCATTGCTTTTAAATCGCCTGCCGGTCTTGGAAAAATTTAAGGATGCCGCGTTATTTTTTGACGCCAATAGTGGAGATTTTTCCGAAAAATACGATGTTTTGATAAGAAATCGTGTTTTAAGAAGAAAGCTTTCAAAAAGGGCAAGCGCGATTGCTGATAAATTAATTAGCAATAATAGGTTTAAAGATAACCTTTATAAGCTTCTTAATGGTTTTATGATCGAGAGTAAGATTTAA